One Camelina sativa cultivar DH55 chromosome 3, Cs, whole genome shotgun sequence genomic window carries:
- the LOC104779077 gene encoding type I inositol polyphosphate 5-phosphatase 1-like, which produces MENDQPAYEWENLIRDALNRIRPRKLKIVSHSDPPSPSKFKQSEEVSYSVQDMFVETSHDACDAIHLMDKKPSSSENTDKPIVGEDQLTNVDVLGSTTDNPSCLPIQEYLPRKYSSSSTPDRSLSVQINSDSQREERFSYTERVGLRWPEPPLKLLNQYASERRGSLKSVNLTIKNLRKPSYVRIVSKQMVGVFLTIWVRRKLRKHISNLCVSTVGVGIMGYIGNKGSVSVSLSIYQTPFCFLCSHLSSGEKDTDEEKRNEDVREIHRRTQFLPHSLNENELPRSIHDHERIIWLGDLNYRINLSYEEIHELIARKEWQRLVEYDQLSREMTKGNVFEGWSEGTLDFAPTYKYEIDSENYIGDDPESGKRRPAWCDRIIWNGKGMKLFNYRRNEIKLSDHRPVTATFLAEVEVLSPRKLHRALALTYSEIEGHADF; this is translated from the exons ATGGAGAATGATCAGCCTGCTTATGAATGGGAGAACTTGATACGGGATGCCTTAAACCGAATTCGACCTAGAAAGTTGAAGATTGTAAGTCACAGTGATCCCCCTTCTCCATCGAAGTTTAAGCAATCTGAAGAGGTCTCTTACAGCGTACAAGATATGTTTGTTGAAACCAGTCATGATGCTTGCGATGCGATTCATTTAATGGATAAGAAACCCAGTTCTAGTGAAAACACGGACAAACCAATCGTAGGTGAAGATCAACTTACTAATGTAGACGTTTTGGGTTCTACCACTGACAACCCATCTTGCTTGCCCATACAAGAATATCTACCAAGGAAATATTCATCTTCAAGTACGCCGGACCGCTCTCTCTCAGTGCAGATTAATAGTGATTCCCAAAGGGAGGAAAGATTTAGTTACACTGAAAGAGTTGGTTTGAGGTGGCCAGAGCCTCCATTGAAACTGCTAAACCAATATGCGTCGGAAAGACGTGGTTCCTTGAAGTCAGTAAATCTAACTATCAAGAATCTGAGAAAACCTTCATATGTACGGATTGTGAGCAAACAGATGGTTGGAGTGTTTCTCACCATTTGGGTTCGGAGGAAGTTGCGCAAGCACATAAGCAACCTTTGTGTATCTACTGTTGGTGTTGGTATTATGGGCTACATTGGTAACAAG gGATCCGTATCGGTAAGCTTGTCAATCTATCAGACACCGTTTTGTTTCTTGTGCTCGCATCTGTCATCTGGGGAAAAGGATACagatgaagagaaaagaaacgaaGATGTACGTGAAATTCATAGAAGAACACAGTTTCTTCCGCATTCTTTAAATGAGAATGAGCTTCCAAGAAGCATCCATGATCATGA AAGAATAATCTGGCTGGGAGATCTGAATTATCGGATTAACTTGTCGTATGAGGAGATACATGAACTTATTGCAAGAAAGGAATGGCAGAGGTTGGTAGAGTATGACCAG CTTTCAAGAGAGATGACAAAAGGGAACGTATTCGAGGGATGGTCAGAGGGAACTTTAGATTTTGCACCAACATATAAATACGAAATCGATTCAGAAAACTACATCGGAGATGACCCGGAATCCGGGAAACGCAGACCAGCCTG GTGTGACCGCATCATTTGGAATGGGAAGGGAATGAAGCTCTTTAATTACAGAAGAAACGAGATTAAACTATCGGATCACCGGCCTGTCACAGCAACGTTCTTGGCCGAGGTTGAGGTTTTGTCTCCACGGAAACTTCATCGTGCGCTTGCACTCACGTACTCCGAGATCGAAGGCCATGCAGACTTCTAA
- the LOC104779075 gene encoding cytochrome P450 705A20-like produces the protein MEVSLLFGPETFSGAPFGDYYNRAVALEQFYVNLLDKARKNESIDIHKETSKLNNNNVCKMLMGRTCSEENGEAGRVRDSVNKISGLLRKILLANMLREPLKKLRISLFEKEITSASNEFNELLERNLLEHEERPKDQQQAMDRRLISSLSRRKCRELFLAGTDTSSQTIQWAMAEIINKPSIFERLRQETNLPRLLYLQAVVKETLRLHQPAPLLIRKFEERCKVGGFCIPENTTLVVNIYALMRDQNYWEDPDEFKPKRFLVSGREEEGERALTFLPFGSGRRGCPAVNTGYIFVGNAFGVMVQCFDWRIKGYKVVNLQDTVAGMTLTMAHPPSFTPLPRIDPLNLNL, from the exons ATGGAGGTGTCTCTCTTGTTCGGACCAGAAACCTTCAGCGGCGCTCCCTTTGGAGACTATTACAA CCGTGCAGTTGCGCTGGAGCAATTTTATGTGAACTTGCTTGATAAAGCAAGAAAGAATGAGAGCATTGACATCCATAAAGAAACATCGAAGCTGAATAACAACAATGTTTGCAAGATGCTTATGGGAAGGACGTGTTCAGAGGAGAACGGTGAGGCTGGGAGAGTCAGGGACTCCGTGAACAAGATAAGTGGCTTGCTGAGGAAGATTTTATTGGCAAACATGTTACGTGAGCCGCTCAAAAAGCTTCGGATTTCGCTGTTCGAAAAGGAGATAACAAGCGCTTCCAACGAATTCAACGAACTGCTAGAGAGAAATCTCCTGGAACATGAAGAGAGACCAAAGGATCAACAGCAAGCTATGGACCGACGTCTTATTAGCAGCTTGTCGAGACGAAAATGCAGA GAGCTATTCCTTGCTGGCACTGATACCTCTTCGCAAACAATACAATGGGCGATGGCTGAGATCATCAACAAACCTAGTATTTTTGAGAGGTTGAGACAAGAAACGAATCTACCGAGATTACTATATTTGCAAGCTGTGGTTAAGGAAACACTAAGACTGCACCAACCAGCGCCTCTCCTAATAAGAAAGTTCGAAGAGAGATGCAAGGTTGGAGGGTTTTGCATACCAGAGAACACAACACTTGTTGTGAATATTTACGCTCTGATGAGAGATCAGAACTACTGGGAAGATCCCGACGAATTTAAGCCAAAGAGGTTTTTAGTTTCTGGGcgagaagaagagggagagagagcaTTAACGTTCCTTCCTTTTGGAAGCGGAAGGAGAGGTTGTCCTGCTGTAAATACGGGATACATCTTTGTTGGAAATGCGTTTGGAGTGATGGTGCAATGCTTTGACTGGAGAATCAAAGGATATAAAGTTGTTAACTTGCAAGACACGGTTGCAGGAATGACC
- the LOC104777403 gene encoding probable LRR receptor-like serine/threonine-protein kinase At1g34110, with translation MEREQPHFFFLFLFFFCSWVSMVQPTLSLSSDGQALLSLKRPSPSLFSSWDPRDQTPCSWYGITCSADNRVISVSIPDTFLNLSSIPDLSSLSSLQFLNLSSTNISGPIPPSFGKLTHLRLLDLSSNSLSGSIPSELGRLSSLQFLILNANKLSGSIPSQISNLFALQVLCLQDNLLNGSIPSSFGSLVSLQQFRLGGNPNLGGPIPAQLGFLKNLTTLGFAASGLSGSIPSTFGNLVNLQTLALYDTEVSGTIPPQLGLCSELRNLYLHMNKLTGSIPKELGKLQKITSLLLWGNSLSGVIPPEISNCSSLVVFDVSANDLTGEIPGDLGKLVWLEQLQLSDNMFTGQIPWELSNCSSLIALQLDKNKLSGSIPSQIGSLKSLQSFFLWENSISGTIPSSFGNCTDLVALDLSRNKLTGRIPEELFSLKRLSKLLLLGNSLSGGLPKSVSKCQSLVRLRVGENQLSGQIPKEIGQLQNLVFLDLYMNHFSGGLPYEISNITVLELLDVHNNYITGDIPAQLGNLVNLEQLDLSRNSFTGNIPLSFGNLSYLNKLILNNNLLTGQIPKSIKNLQKLTLLDLSYNSLSGEIPQELGQVTSLTINLDLSYNAFTGDIPETFSGLTQLQSLDLSRNSLHGDIKVLGSLTSLASLNISCNNFSGPIPSTPFFKTISTTSYLQNTNLCHSLDGVTCSSHNGQSNGVRSPKIVALIAVILASITIAILAAWLLVFRNNHRYKTQKTSQNSSSLQSTAEDFSYPWTFIPFQKLGISVNNIVNCLVDDNVIGKGCSGVVYKAEMPNGETVAVKKLWKTKDNDEGGESTIDSFAAEIQILGNIRHRNIVKLLGYCSNKSVKLLLYNYFPNGNLQQLLQGNRNLDWETRYKIAIGSAQGLAYLHHDCVPAILHRDVKCNNILLDSKYEAILADFGLAKLMMNSPNYHNAMSRVAGSYGYIAPEYGYTMNITEKSDVYSYGVVLLEILSGRSAVAPQIGDGLHIVEWVKKKMGSFEPALSVLDVKLQGLPDQIVQEMLQTLGIAMFCVNPSPVERPTMKEVVTLLMEVKCSPEEWGKTSQPLIKPSSS, from the exons ATGGAGAGAGAACAAcctcattttttcttcttgtttttgttcttcttttgttcatGGGTCTCCATGGTCCAACccactctttctctttcatcagatggccaagctcttctctctctcaagagGCCATCACCATCCTTGTTCTCTTCATGGGACCCACGAGACCAGACACCATGTTCATGGTATGGCATTACATGTTCTGCAGACAACAGAGTGATCTCTGTCTCTATCCCCGACACTTTCCTTAACCTGTCTTCAATCCCAgacctctcttctctctcctctcttcagTTCCTAAACCTCTCCTCCACCAACATCTCTGGTCCAATCCCTCCTTCGTTTGGAAAACTCACCCACCTCAGGCTTCTTGACCTTtcttcaaactctctctctgGTTCAATCCCATCAGAGCTTGGCCGCCTCTCCTCTCTCCAGTTCCTTATCTTGAATGCCAACAAGCTCTCTGGGTCAATCCCTTCACAGATTTCAAATCTTTTTGCCTTGCAAGTTCTTTGTCTTCAGGACAATCTGTTGAATGGTTCGATTCCTTCAAGTTTTGGCTCTTTGGTCTCTCTTCAGCAGTTCAGACTTGGTGGTAACCCTAATCTCGGAGGCCCTATCCCTGCTCAGCTAGGGTTTCTGAAAAATTTGACAACTTTGGGGTTTGCAGCCAGTGGTTTGTCAGGTTCAATCCCTTCCACATTTGGCAACTTGGTAAATTTGCAAACTTTGGCTCTGTATGACACTGAGGTCTCTGGTACCATTCCTCCTCAACTGGGTTTGTGCTCAGAGCTTAGGAACTTGTATTTGCACATGAACAAGCTCACTGGATCCATCCCAAAAGAACTGGGTAAGCTCCAGAAGATCACTAGCTTGCTTCTATGGGGGAATTCTTTATCTGGGGTCATCCCACCCGAGATTTCCAACTGTTCTTCCCTTGTGGTGTTTGATGTTTCGGCCAACGATCTAACCGGTGAGATTCCTGGAGATTTGGGTAAGCTTGTTTGGTTGGAGCAGCTTCAGTTGTCTGATAATATGTTTACCGGTCAGATTCCTTGGGAACTAAGCAACTGTTCCAGCCTCATTGCTCTACAGCTGGATAAGAACAAGTTATCAGGCTCCATCCCCTCCCAAATCGGAAGCCTTAAGTCTCTGCAGAGTTTTTTCTTGTGGGAGAACTCGATTTCAGGAACAATTCCGTCTTCTTTTGGCAATTGCACGGACCTAGTCGCCCTGGACCTCTCTAGAAACAAGCTGACAGGAAGAATCCCAGAAGAGCTTTTCAGCTTAAAGAGGCTCAGCAAGCTTCTGCTTCTAGGAAACTCCTTATCCGGTGGATTACCAAAGAGTGTATCAAAATGTCAGTCGCTTGTTAGGCTAAGAGTGGGAGAGAACCAACTTTCAGGTCAGATACCGAAAGAGATAGGCCAGTTACAGAACCTGGTGTTTCTTGATCTCTACATGAACCATTTCTCTGGTGGACTTCCTTACGAGATCTCTAACATCACTGTCCTTGAGCTCTTAGATGTGCACAACAACTACATCACTGGAGATATTCCTGCTCAGCTAGGGAACCTTGTGAATCTAGAGCAGCTTGATTTAAGCAGAAACAGCTTCACCGGAAACATACCTCTTAGTTTTGGCAACTTAAGTTACTTGAACAAGCTCATCCTCAACAACAATCTCCTCACCGGTCAAATCCCAAAATCAATCAAGAATCTACAGAAGCTTACACTTCTTGATCTAAGCTACAACAGCTTATCAGGTGAAATCCCACAAGAACTCGGCCAAGTAACAAGCTTGACCATAAATCTCGACTTGAGCTACAACGCCTTCACTGGAGACATCCCTGAAACCTTCTCAGGCCTCACGCAGCTACAATCACTCGACCTCTCACGCAACTCCTTACACGGTGACATCAAAGTCCTAGGTTCACTCACAAGCCTAGCTTCACTCAACATCTCCTGCAACAACTTCTCAGGTCCAATCCCATCCACACCGTTCTTCAAAACAATCTCCACAACATCATATCTCCAAAACACAAACCTCTGCCACTCACTCGACGGCGTCACTTGCTCATCACACAACGGACAAAGCAACGGAGTAAGATCACCAAAGATCGTAGCTTTAATCGCAGTAATCCTCGCTTCAATCACAATCGCAATCCTCGCAGCTTGGCTACTCGTATTTAGAAACAACCACCgctacaaaacccaaaaaacatcTCAGAACTCGTCTTCATTACAATCAACAGCAGAAGACTTCTCATACCCTTGGACATTCATACCATTCCAAAAACTCGGTATAAGCGTCAACAACATTGTGAACTGCTTAGTAGACGACAACGTAATCGGCAAAGGCTGTTCCGGAGTCGTTTACAAAGCTGAGATGCCCAATGGAGAGACCGTAGCGGTTAAAAAGCTTTGGAAAACTAAAGACAACGACGAAGGAGGCGAATCAACGATCGATTCGTTCGCAGCTGAGATTCAGATTCTTGGTAACATCAGACACAGGAACATAGTGAAGCTTCTAGGTTACTGTTCGAACAAATCGGTGAAGCTGCTGCTTTACAATTACTTCCCTAATGGGAATCTTCAGCAGCTGTTGCAAGGGAATCGAAACTTGGATTGGGAAACACGGTACAAGATCGCGATTGGGTCGGCTCAGGGTTTGGCTTATCTTCACCATGATTGTGTTCCGGCGATTCTTCATAGAGATGTCAAGTGTAATAATATACTTTTGGATTCCAAGTACGAAGCGATTCTTGCGGATTTTGGACTCGCGAAGCTGATGATGAACTCGCCGAATTATCATAATGCCATGTCTCGTGTCGCTGGTTCTTATGGCTACATCGCACCAG AATATGGATACACGATGAACATAACCGAGAAGAGTGACGTGTATAGCTACGGCGTCGTTTTATTAGAGATTCTGAGTGGCCGGAGCGCCGTGGCGCCTCAGATCGGCGACGGACTTCACATAGTGGAatgggtgaagaagaagatgggaagtTTCGAACCAGCTTTATCAGTACTTGACGTGAAGCTCCAGGGCTTACCGGATCAGATAGTTCAAGAGATGCTTCAGACACTAGGGATCGCGATGTTCTGTGTGAACCCGTCGCCTGTGGAGAGACCAACGATGAAGGAAGTTGTAACGTTGTTAATGGAGGTTAAGTGTAGTCCTGAGGAATGGGGAAAAACATCTCAGCCTCTTATAAAGCCTTCCTCTTCATAA
- the LOC104779076 gene encoding probable choline kinase 3, with product MDSVPVIVVSGNWPNDSEGVGDLLFNRKDEIRTFEVVSRYGHGPKLLGRFAGGRIEEFINARMLSAADLRETAVSARVAAKLREFHCINIPGDRNVVIWDRMRNWLRQAKSMCTSEDSAEFCLDNIEAEINLMEYELHKERKKQEIGFCHNDLQYGNVMIDEDTNAITIIDYEYASYNPVAYDIANHFCEMAANYHSETPHILDYTLYPGEEERRRFIHNYLSASGKEPKEEDIKQLLDDAEKYTLASHLFWGLWGIISGYVNKIDFDYTEYSRQRFKQYWLQKPKLLSSFSS from the exons atggattcAGTTCCGGTAAttgttgtttccggtaattgg CCAAATGATAGCGAAGGAGTTGGTGATCTGTTATTCAACAGGAAAGATGAGATTCGTACGTTCGAGGTTGTCTCTCGTTACGGTCACGGTCCTAAGCTTCTAGGCCGGTTTGCTGGCGGTAGAATCGAAGAGTTTATTAATGCCCGG ATGTTATCGGCAGCTGATCTACGTGAGACCGCAGTATCTGCTCGGGTCGCGGCTAAGCTAAGAGAATTTCACTGTATAAACATCCCTGGTGATAGAAATGTGGTCATTTGGGATAGGATGAG GAATTGGCTTAGACAAGCCAAGAGTATGTGTACATCTGAAGATTCAGCAGAGTTTTGTCTAGACAACATTGAAGCTGAGATAAACTTGATGGAATATGAGCTGCACAAGGAGCGTAAGAAACAGGAGATTGGGTTTTGTCACAACGATTTACAGTATGGTAACGTAATGATTGATGAGGACACCAATGCCATTACTATCATT GACTACGAGTACGCTAGTTATAACCCAGTTGCATACGACATTGCAAATCACTTCTGCGAAATGGCCGCAAATTACCATTCTGAGACTCCCCATATCTTAGATTACACTCTATACCCAG GAGAAGAGGAACGACGAAGATTCATCCATAACTATCTCAGCGCTTCAG GCAAAGAACCAAAGGAGGAAGACATAAAACAGCTCTTGGATGATGCTGAGAAGTACACATTGGCAAGCCATCTCTTCTGGGGCTTATGGGGAATCATCTCG GGGTATGTGAACAAGATCGACTTCGATTACACCGAGTACTCAAGACAGAGATTCAAACAGTACTGGCTTCAAAAACCTAAGCTCttatcttccttctcctcttaA